One window of Inquilinus sp. KBS0705 genomic DNA carries:
- the ruvA gene encoding Holliday junction branch migration protein RuvA, whose translation MYDYIDGKLAFKSPAHVVIDAAGVGYHINISLNTYSAIGDAERCKLYTWLHVKEDAHTLYGFADTGERRLFLHLVSISGIGPNTGRMMLSSITPAEIQAAIVQGNVSLIQRIKGIGPKSAQRIILELQDKLRKEGPDTLTIVPVIKTVKDEALSALVMLGFAKNVAEKVLEQEINKNTGVLTVEQLIKYALKSL comes from the coding sequence ATGTACGATTATATTGATGGCAAATTAGCTTTTAAAAGCCCTGCCCACGTTGTTATTGATGCCGCGGGAGTTGGTTACCATATCAATATATCGCTAAATACCTACTCGGCCATTGGTGATGCTGAGCGTTGCAAATTGTATACCTGGCTGCATGTAAAAGAAGATGCGCATACCCTTTACGGTTTTGCCGATACCGGCGAGCGCAGGTTATTTTTACACCTGGTATCCATATCGGGTATAGGCCCAAATACCGGCCGCATGATGCTATCGTCTATAACCCCTGCCGAGATACAGGCGGCAATTGTGCAGGGCAATGTATCGCTTATACAACGTATAAAAGGTATAGGCCCAAAATCAGCACAGCGCATTATACTGGAACTGCAGGATAAGCTGCGAAAAGAAGGGCCCGATACGCTTACGATTGTACCGGTAATAAAGACTGTAAAAGACGAAGCGTTATCGGCGTTAGTGATGCTTGGCTTTGCAAAAAATGTGGCCGAGAAGGTGCTGGAGCAGGAAATAAATAAAAATACAGGCGTATTAACTGTAGAACAATTAATTAAATATGCGCTAAAAAGCTTATAA